The genome window TAACCTTTGTTTTGGCCCTGCATTAAAGTGGTCAGCTTATTAACCAGGTTTTGCGCAGGCACTTTGGTAATAACCGGGTTAATCAGCTCGCGGTAAGCGGCCAAATAACGGAACGGAAACTGTTTTGCCCTGGCAACTTCATCGGCATTGGCTAAACGAGCGCATACTTTTTCAAAGTGCGCATAGCTTACGCCGGCTTCCTGTATGTTGCGCAGGTTCCGCAGCAGGGCCATATAGCCCAGCTTCCCGCTGTCTATCAGTTCTTCCCACTTAGCGCGGAACGCCTCTGCCCTCGCCTCCGCACTGTCGAAATTCAGCTGACCTAAGGCCGACAGCTCTGTTTCCCAGGTGTAAGGCGTTTGCAGGTCGCCGTTCACTATTTTGTTGAACAGCACTTGTTGCAATTCGTCCTTTGCTTTTGGGTGAACCAAAAACAAGGCATCGCGCAGTTTAATGGCGCCATCGCGGTTATATTTACCAAACTGGTATTCGTCAAAACGGTTAAAAGAGGTGCTTAAACCTTTTTGCAACTGCTTACTCAGGCGGTTCAGTTTTTTAGTGCCTTTGCGCTCGTTCAGCAATTCATAGCAGGCCAATAGCTCGGTGATCTCGTCCGCACGGCCTATCACGCCATCGGTAACCCGGGCGACCAAATTGTCGCCCGAGTGTAGCTTAGCCAATTCCGTAACCAGCACCAGTGGTACTGAACGCATATACATTTTAGTGCGGGCGTATACAGCCAGTTTACCCACAAACACAGGGTTACACGCGGGTATCAGTTTTTGCAGGCGTACTAAACGCTCCTGGTCTTTTTCATAAAACGAGTCGTTCAAGTTCCAGGTAACTACGGCGGTGTACAGTTCCATCTCCGGCGACAGCACAAAGGCTTTCTCGCCCGCATGGTTAACGGTCTGGTTTCTGAATTTGCTTAACAGGTTGAATTTCATTGTGAACCTCCTTTATTTCTTAATGTTGATACAAAGAAATAGAGGTACTGCGCAGTGTATTTGCGCAGATGGGATTATTTTAGATTTTAATAAAAAATGAAAACGTCAGTGTAGTTAGAGTCTACAAGCATAATCGTACGAAGTTGTAAACTTCGGACAGCAGGGGTGAGGAGGGCATAAGGTCACAAGTACCCTCAGCGCAATGATCGGAATTGATACTCGCCTCAGCAAGGGCTTATTAATGTTTGTTAAATTATTATCTTAGAGAATTCTTTCTAAGCCTTCATGAAATCACCCGATCAGTTTCCTCATCAGCAAAGCGCCGTAAACGTTATTACCGAAAATATAAAGAAGGATGTTAGGCGTTTGCAAATCGCTATGGCACCCGGAACAGGTAAATACCAGGTCATCGCCGGGGTCATCGCCGAGTTGCAAGAAATATTCCAACCATACAGTCGCAAAGTACTCGTGATTACTGGTAGCAGCGCTTTGCAGCAGCAGTTACTAGCCCAATTCAGGGCAGATCAGAGCGATTATCTCGTTATAGATGATTTTAGTATTTTAAATTCGGACGAGCCCAGCATCAGTGTTTGCACCTTACAGTCTTTGCATGATAATAAGCGGATGAGGTTGCGAGAAATGAAAAGAAAGCCTGATGTCATTATTTCGTTGGACATTGGTCCGGATCAGCCTTCGCTCAAATCATTCTTAGCCAGCTATTCAGAGGCTATTCAGATCGCTTTTGTTAACCATCCTGGAAAAAGTAACTGGTTCGGCGATCCTATCTGGGCTTATAGCGTATCAGACGCTATTAATGATCAGATACTACTGCCTTTGTTTATTAAACAAATTTCTTTTACGGATTTTCAAAAAACTGCGGAGAATGATCAATTTCCTGATGATCAGCCGCATTTAATACAAGCCGCCCGTATATTTTTGACTGAGAATAAAGATCAAAAAGCTATTGTTTATTGTCCCTCGGTGGTTTTTGCCAAACGTTTTGCAGAAGAGCTTAATCAAACAAATAAAGGACTAGCAGTGGTTATCCATGCAGGGCTCCATATGGGCGAACGACGTCGTTTGATTAGCGAATATCAGCGCAACCCCAACCCTGTGGTGCTTTGTTCCGCGTCGGTACTGGGAGATTTCAGAGAGTTGGCTTTAACGAAGACTATCGCGATTTTACGGAATACCAGTAGTCAGATAGAATTACAGAACATGCTGGTTCCGGGCTTATTGCCTTTCGCTGATAAGGAACAAGGTATTGTTTTGGATTTTGTGGGGCTGAAAGGCTTGCTTGGCTCATTAGGGATCAATGGTAAAGAGGAATTTGAAGATAGTGTTGAGAGTAATGTTGTGATTGAATCTGAAGGTAAAAAGCCAGGACCTGATAAACGCTATTTTAAAAAGGCAGATATTCAATTTCGCGATAAAAAGGAAATTGATGGCGTATTGGGTGTTGGCGAGTTAGCTGATGAATTGGCTGAAATTATTACAATGATGCCGGCCGAGCAAGGTTCGATGATCGGTATTTTTGGTAAATGGGGACGGGGTAAAACTTTTTTGATCGACCAGACCTGGAAGAAGCTCAAGGCTGGAAAGAAATTTATCAAAGTAGACTATCATGCTTGGAAATACCAGGACACGCCTGCCACTTGGGCCTATTTATATGAGTGTCTTGCCGAGGCTTATTTTAAACCAGACGTATCTTATAAAGTTATTAAATGGCTCATCGGCATTGGGCGCGTCTTCTGGCTAAATATAAGGCGCAAAGGGCTTTGGCCTTTATTCAAGTTTATCGGAATTATCTCAGCTGGTGGTATTGCCTGGCTATTGTCAAAGGAGTTATTCAGCCAGTTGAATAAGGATCTGGAGACATTGCTTAACCGGCTTGGATTATCGCTTGCCATTTGTACTACTGCTTATGCCTTATTTGTTTCTGCTAAAAAAGAGTATAGCGCTAAGGCTAAAGATCTATTCCTAAAGTATTCGACGAAACACTCGTTCAAGGAACATCTCGGTATTCAGGCGGAGATACAAAAGGAAACGTTGACTTTATTGAAAACCTGGATACCTAAACGGAAGTTGAAAGACCGCAAGATCATTTTATTCGTTGAGGATATTGATCGCTGTAATGAGGTCAAAACCATACAGATCATTGATTCACTACGGGTGCTTTTGGAAGATCCGAAAATAGCTGAAAGGATAGTTGTCGTAACCGCAGTGGATGAGCGGATATTGAAACTAGCAATCAAAATGAAATACTATGCTTTGGTTTCATTGGATAAAGCAGAAGCTGGCAAGGAAAATGAACTGCGTAAAGCTTTAAATGCGATGGTCAATGAATATATTGACAAGCTATTTATTGCCGGGCTTAAGCTAGGGAATCTATCTCTGAGTGAATCGGATGAGTTTTTCTTGGCGCTTACGAAACCTGACCGTATAGAAGAAAAGGCGAATGAGCTGACCGCTATTCTTACCAGTGACAACAATCGCGAATATGGCAGATATTCTCAGCAAATCCGGGATCATGATTTTGATCAGATGGTTATTGACTCAGAATTGGCAAACCAAGAAGATTGGTCTTATGAGGAACCGGATTTTGCTATGGATGTTCTTGAGGGGTCTGAACCTTTGACCGAGAGCGCGCCTATTGAAGATACGGCAAATAACGCACCTTTGAATAAGTTGAGCAATGATGAGGTTGATATTTTGCGCGTCAGTATCGCTAAATACAAGGGTGTAACGCCTCGGCAGATCAGGGTGTTTTATTATCGTTATCTGATTGCAAAGAATTTATTGATCAGGCGTTACGAGAAAATGGGTAGGACCAGTGTATGGCAAATACATTTTAATTGCCGTGTGCTGGCTACGCTTATTGTTAGTTATACGGTTCACGAAGAAGCTGGCATTTTAGAGGGCCACCTAATGTCTAGTTTAGACAATCAGCAACAAATGCAAAGTGTTGCGTTAATGAAGGAAACCGTTATTAATGGTTTTGATTACCAACAATTGCTGAAAGTATTGTCTATCGTAATCGCTTATTAAGCAAGCTTGGATCTTATCAAAATATTAATTTGATGATAATTGTATAATCTGACTCGGTTTACGCCGCTACTATTAATGGCAAAATTTTCTAATTAAAGAGCCGACCGGCAGAATATTTCAGAGCAAGTAGTTGTCCAAAGAATGTCCAGTACATTAGATCTGAAACATTCCACCTAAATTTCAAAGCGTTTGACCACAAATCTCACGAACGACCCTTGCTGTTCGAAGTCGGAGACTTCGACCCCCTATGCATATAGTCTTCAGACTATCGCAATTAAACAACCATAACGGACCTGCACCGTGTCGCCCTTCTCTTCGACAAGCTCAGAGCAGGCTCTAAACTCAGGGTGACACTTGCTTTTTTTCAAAGTCCGAAGCCTTAAGTTCAAAGTCAAATAAGGATTTAAAACTCGAGACTCAGAACTTAAGACTTAAAAACTCAATCCTCCGGCCTCTCCCTCGCATCCGCCATTCTCACAATCCTCGGCTCAAACATGGCTAATACTTCTACCAGATCATTCTGCGCTGCCATTACGGTGTGTATGTCCTTATAAGCCATCGGCGCTTCGTCCATATCGCTACCCATCAGGGTGATGCGCTTATCAATCAGGTTGGCGGCAATAACGGCTTTATCTAACGTTTTAAAAGCCGCACTCCGGCTCATTGCCCTGCCCGCACCGTGGCTAGCGGAGTTGATGCTGGCTGCATCACCTTTACCGCGGACCAGAAAGCCGGGTGTACTCATGCTGCCAGGGATAATGCCTAACACACCTTCGCCTGCCGGGGTTGCGCCTTTACGGTGTGCCATTACCTCGGTACCATCGGCCAGTTGCTCTTTCCAGGCAAAATTGTGGTGATTTTCAATCATGCTGATGGGCTTAACACCAAGGGCCCGGGCAATTTTGTTATGGATCTCGTGGTGGTTGGCGCTGGCATATTCGCCGGCCAGGTTCATGGCAATCCAGTATTCCTGCCCTTCGTCTTTATCCAGATCTAACCAGGCTAAATGCTTGGCTTCGGCAGGGAGCTTGGTTTTGGTCATGGCGATACGGCTGTAATAGTCGGCCACGCTACCGCCAAAACCACGGGAGCCGGAGTGTGAAAGTAAAGCCAAATACTTACCGGCCGGGATCTCGGCCAAAGCGCCTTCGGCAATATCCAATTCGCCCCATTCCACAAAGTGGTTACCGGTACCGCTGGTACCTAATTGCGCATAGGCTTTATCTTTAAGTGTACGGATCAGCTTTGTTTCGCCCCAGGTCTTACTGTCAAACAGTGAACTGTCAAAGTACGATTTGGTAGTGCAACCCATCCCGAAATAGGTGTTATCCACCAAAATGGTTTTCAACTTGTCGGTTTCGGTATCAATAGCTTCGGCAGGCAGATCAAAAATGCTTAAACACATCCGGCAGGCTATGTCCACCCCTACCGCAAACGGAATAATGGTATTGGCCGTGGTAGCCAGCACGCCACCAATGGGCAAACCATAACCCTGGTGCGCATCGGGCATTAAAGCGCCTGCAACGGCAATGGGTAACTGAACTGCTGTACGCATCTGCGCTAAAGCACCTACCTCAATGTTTTCCAAACCCCATACCGGGAACTCAGCTATCTCTTCTTTCAGTTTAAAGTTGCTCCGCTCCTGCTTCACAAACTTGCCCTCTTTACGCATGGCAATCACATCTTCGGCCAGGTTTTTAAACTTGCCGCCCTTCTTTAAGGCGTAGGGCATCGGGTCGTCAATCAGGGCTTCCAAATTGGCCAGCATCTCTGGCTTGGCCATCACATTGTGCTTTAGCAAACCATTAGCCACGCGACTAAAGTTTACCAAAACTTCCACATCATTAATGCCTAATGCCTTTAACTCGTTGTTGCCTATTTTTTCCTTTTCCATTATATCAATACTAAAGGTATCATTTAACAATTTAAATTCTCCGGGCTAAAACCCCTCTCCCCGGATCAGGAGAGGGGGCGTTCGTGAACGCGTTCAGCCTTTCGACACTACAAAGAGAAACACCAAGTGCGCAGCGTATTTGCGTAGTAAAAAATAATTTAATAAATTCATCAAAAAAAATATCACAGTTGGGGTATATTTAAATATGATTGCACATTTAATACATTATAAAGGGAAAGGCATATGGGTGTTGGCTGCACCGATGTTCGTGGGTTTAATTCTATTTACAGTTGCAGATGGTTTTGCATGGAATGATAAATATATAGGTGCAATTACATTTTTACTATCGGGTGTAATCTTATTCTTTATAGATAGTAATCGTAAAAAAGTAACGGAAGGCATAATAGTAGTACGCACGGTCAAATTGCCTCGCGAAAAAAGAAAAAATACTTTCATGTGGATAGAAGTAAGGTATTGGGGGATACTTATTGGTCTGATCGGACTTATTTGGCTGATAAATACATAAAAAAAATAAATCCGAAATAGAACATCCGAAATCCTATATCAAAATATGCCTGTTAACCGCAACGCCCTGATCCGCTACCGCACCATTGACCAATGCCTGCAAAACCATTTCAAAAAATGGACGCTGGATGATTTGATAGAAGCCTGCGGCGATGCCATTTATGAATACCAGGGCATTGATACGGGTGTTAGCCGCCGCACCATACAGGCAGACCTGGAAATGATGCGCAGCAACAAATTGGGTTACGAGGCACCCATTGTGGTGGTTGACAAAAAGTATTATACGTACAGCGATAAGAATTACAGCATTACCAACAGTCCGCTTAACCAACAGGACATGCAGGTGCTGAGCGAAGTATCAAGCCTGTTAAAGCAGTTTAAAGGCTTTAACCATTTTACCGACCTGAACGAGATGGTGAGTAAACTGGAAGACAAGATCTATTCGCAAAAAACGCAAAGCACACCCGTAATTGACTTTGAAAAGAACGATAACCTGAAAGGTTTGGAATGGATAGAGGTGATCCGTAAGGCCATTGTAGCCAGGAAAACCATCTGCATTACCTACCAGTCGTTCAAAGCAAGGGAAGCAAGTACTTTTTGCTTTAGCGGGTACCTGTTAAAAGAATACCGCAATCGCTGGTTTGTTTTGGGCATGCAACACAAGCGCAATGCCCATATCATGAATTTGGCTTTAGACAGGATCCAGGCGATAGAAGAACACGATGAAAAATACCGGGAGAACAGGACACTCGACCTGGCAACCTATTATAATGATTGTATTGGGGTAACCAAATCTCCCGGTCAGCGCGATTGCGAGGTGATTTTTTGGATAGATGCTGCGAATGCGCCTTACGTGATAACCAAGCCATTGCACCATACCCAAAAACTATTGAGCGAAGATGAAACGGGAAAGATATTCAGCATTAGGGTGATCCTGAATTTTGAGCTGGAACGGGAGTTGTTGGGCTTCGGCTCGAAAATGAGGGTTTTAGGGCCGCGCATTTTGGTAAAACAGCTTAAGCAGCAATTAACTAAGACTTTGGAGAATTATAACCGGGACAGCATAACAACACCGCAATTACCCTAACTTCGAATGATATAATGAAATGAAGCGCAATCAGATCAGGCCGGAATGGGTACCTTCGGGATACAGGGATAAGCAGGATAAAAATTCAGCCGTTGAAGCATCGTGTATTGTGCGCACCTTTTATAACCGTAAAAATACTGTAGCAAAAGCTGGCTTTAAGCGCAGGAACTTGAAATAACTTCACAGATCAGCCCTGCTAATAAACTCCTCAATCAACAAATCGCCGCTGATGGCGAAGCGCGTTGAAGATCATTATTTAATTCTTATCTGCCAGGTAAAATGCTCCCCTGGTCAAAGTTTAGCATCGCGTAACTTAGACCTAAAGTGCTTTCACCTTAATAAAACAACCGGCACTAAACCTTTCTGATCGGTGTAATAATCCCTCGCTTAAAAAAATAAAAAATAAAGGATTACCCGGCAGCTACGCAAACCGGATGGGGAACAGCGAGTAAAGGAATAGTTAAGCCTGAAGCCATCTTCCTGGTTTTGCTGCGATGCACCAGCGAACTCCAGAAACCGTATTTGCCGGGCACCATGATCAGCAAATCGGCTGATGAGGCAATAACCTCGTTTTTTATCGCTTTAACAATGTTGTCGGACTGCACATCTTTATAAAGGTAAGTTATGTCGCCGGTCTTTTCCCGACGGATTTCAGTGTCCGTTTTCCCGATATCCT of Mucilaginibacter xinganensis contains these proteins:
- a CDS encoding helix-turn-helix transcriptional regulator, which translates into the protein MPVNRNALIRYRTIDQCLQNHFKKWTLDDLIEACGDAIYEYQGIDTGVSRRTIQADLEMMRSNKLGYEAPIVVVDKKYYTYSDKNYSITNSPLNQQDMQVLSEVSSLLKQFKGFNHFTDLNEMVSKLEDKIYSQKTQSTPVIDFEKNDNLKGLEWIEVIRKAIVARKTICITYQSFKAREASTFCFSGYLLKEYRNRWFVLGMQHKRNAHIMNLALDRIQAIEEHDEKYRENRTLDLATYYNDCIGVTKSPGQRDCEVIFWIDAANAPYVITKPLHHTQKLLSEDETGKIFSIRVILNFELERELLGFGSKMRVLGPRILVKQLKQQLTKTLENYNRDSITTPQLP
- a CDS encoding RtcB family protein, producing MEKEKIGNNELKALGINDVEVLVNFSRVANGLLKHNVMAKPEMLANLEALIDDPMPYALKKGGKFKNLAEDVIAMRKEGKFVKQERSNFKLKEEIAEFPVWGLENIEVGALAQMRTAVQLPIAVAGALMPDAHQGYGLPIGGVLATTANTIIPFAVGVDIACRMCLSIFDLPAEAIDTETDKLKTILVDNTYFGMGCTTKSYFDSSLFDSKTWGETKLIRTLKDKAYAQLGTSGTGNHFVEWGELDIAEGALAEIPAGKYLALLSHSGSRGFGGSVADYYSRIAMTKTKLPAEAKHLAWLDLDKDEGQEYWIAMNLAGEYASANHHEIHNKIARALGVKPISMIENHHNFAWKEQLADGTEVMAHRKGATPAGEGVLGIIPGSMSTPGFLVRGKGDAASINSASHGAGRAMSRSAAFKTLDKAVIAANLIDKRITLMGSDMDEAPMAYKDIHTVMAAQNDLVEVLAMFEPRIVRMADARERPED
- a CDS encoding TROVE domain-containing protein, with protein sequence MKFNLLSKFRNQTVNHAGEKAFVLSPEMELYTAVVTWNLNDSFYEKDQERLVRLQKLIPACNPVFVGKLAVYARTKMYMRSVPLVLVTELAKLHSGDNLVARVTDGVIGRADEITELLACYELLNERKGTKKLNRLSKQLQKGLSTSFNRFDEYQFGKYNRDGAIKLRDALFLVHPKAKDELQQVLFNKIVNGDLQTPYTWETELSALGQLNFDSAEARAEAFRAKWEELIDSGKLGYMALLRNLRNIQEAGVSYAHFEKVCARLANADEVARAKQFPFRYLAAYRELINPVITKVPAQNLVNKLTTLMQGQNKGYTGELLDALEKAVQASAANIKGFGYETCVLLACDVSGSMQTPVSAKSKILLYDVGLMLAMLLQSRCKNVEVGMFGDTWKTIVVPRNNILGNVQEFYRREGEVGYSTNGYLVIQDLLQRREQMDKVFLFTDAQLWNSNNTADHIQNLWLRYKAEVSPNAKLYLFDLKGYGQAPLQILRNDVYLVAGWSDKVFEVLAALENGGSALDAINNIEL
- a CDS encoding P-loop NTPase fold protein, with product MKSPDQFPHQQSAVNVITENIKKDVRRLQIAMAPGTGKYQVIAGVIAELQEIFQPYSRKVLVITGSSALQQQLLAQFRADQSDYLVIDDFSILNSDEPSISVCTLQSLHDNKRMRLREMKRKPDVIISLDIGPDQPSLKSFLASYSEAIQIAFVNHPGKSNWFGDPIWAYSVSDAINDQILLPLFIKQISFTDFQKTAENDQFPDDQPHLIQAARIFLTENKDQKAIVYCPSVVFAKRFAEELNQTNKGLAVVIHAGLHMGERRRLISEYQRNPNPVVLCSASVLGDFRELALTKTIAILRNTSSQIELQNMLVPGLLPFADKEQGIVLDFVGLKGLLGSLGINGKEEFEDSVESNVVIESEGKKPGPDKRYFKKADIQFRDKKEIDGVLGVGELADELAEIITMMPAEQGSMIGIFGKWGRGKTFLIDQTWKKLKAGKKFIKVDYHAWKYQDTPATWAYLYECLAEAYFKPDVSYKVIKWLIGIGRVFWLNIRRKGLWPLFKFIGIISAGGIAWLLSKELFSQLNKDLETLLNRLGLSLAICTTAYALFVSAKKEYSAKAKDLFLKYSTKHSFKEHLGIQAEIQKETLTLLKTWIPKRKLKDRKIILFVEDIDRCNEVKTIQIIDSLRVLLEDPKIAERIVVVTAVDERILKLAIKMKYYALVSLDKAEAGKENELRKALNAMVNEYIDKLFIAGLKLGNLSLSESDEFFLALTKPDRIEEKANELTAILTSDNNREYGRYSQQIRDHDFDQMVIDSELANQEDWSYEEPDFAMDVLEGSEPLTESAPIEDTANNAPLNKLSNDEVDILRVSIAKYKGVTPRQIRVFYYRYLIAKNLLIRRYEKMGRTSVWQIHFNCRVLATLIVSYTVHEEAGILEGHLMSSLDNQQQMQSVALMKETVINGFDYQQLLKVLSIVIAY